A single genomic interval of Mauremys reevesii isolate NIE-2019 linkage group 24, ASM1616193v1, whole genome shotgun sequence harbors:
- the LOC120390016 gene encoding CD276 antigen-like has product MSVRSSPQSMLLPFLILHFAVAATSAPDVVAQFEGDVTLSCLFPSQPGMNLQRLTLTWQKERAGAEALVLHSYYYGKEQLERQDQIYRNRTQLDPEGLARGNASLTLRGVRTQDEGIYLCHVTSEQGKISVRRQVAVMAPYSEVRLEVSVSSQVTLTCRAEGGYPEACVLWLDGAGNNVTAESDSSLQRDPSGLCDVSSRILLPRTGCGNYTCLLESPGQPHVVRHLSVSCSPDNCTNNLCLPITLPLMVLLGVLGIVLCFLRRRFSWCSAARGL; this is encoded by the exons ATGTCGGTTCGCTCCTCTCCCCAGTCCATGCTGCTTCCCTTCTTGATTCTCCACTTTGCCGTGGCGG CAACCTCGGCACCAGACGTTGTAGCTCAGTTTGAGGGGGACGTCACTCTGagctgcctcttcccatcccagcCCGGGATGAACCTCCAGCGTCTGACCCTCACCTGGCAGAAGGAGCGGGCAGGGGCAGAGGCCCTAGTGCTTCATAGTTACTATTACGGGAAGGAGCAGCTGGAGAGACAAGACCAGATTTATAGGAACCGGACCCAGCTGGATCCAGAGGGGCTGGCCCGGGGGAATGCGTCCCTGACACTGAGGGGTGTCCGCACCCAGGACGAGGGCATCTATCTCTGCCACGTCACCTCGGAGCAGGGCAAGATTTCAGTGAGGAGGCAGGTTGCAGTGATGG CCCCGTACTCGGAGGTCCGACTGGAGGTTAGCGTGAGCAGCCAGGTGACCCTGACCTGCCGTGCGGAGGGCGGGTACCCCGAGGCCTGCGTGCTGTGGCTGGACGGAGCCGGGAACAACGTGACGGCGGAGAGCGACAGCAGCCTGCAGAGAGACCCCAGCGGGCTCTGTGATGTGAGCAGCCGAATCCTCCTGCCCAGGACAGGGTGTGGCAACTACACCTGCCTCCTGGAGAGCCCCGGACAGCCCCACGTCGTCCGACACCTGAGTGTCTCCTGCAGCCCAG ATAACTGTACTAACAACCTGTGCCTGCCTATCACCCTGCCCCTGATGGTGCTGCTGGGTGTTCTTGGAATCGTCTTGTGCTTCCTGAGGCGTCGGTTCTCGTGGTGTTCGGCTGCAAGAGGACTGTGA